A single window of Acetohalobium arabaticum DSM 5501 DNA harbors:
- a CDS encoding efflux RND transporter permease subunit: protein MKLSDFSVDRPVTTVMVILIIIVLGGIAFTRLSVDLYPDMTIPVVSVSTRYSGAAPEEIEESVTRPLEEGLATVDDIDSVSSTSRENLSQVTLEFDWGTDMDMAAVDVREQVSQIKEHLPDEADDPIVRKIDLDQIPIMIFGISSDHRSGLELKEFAEDNIKDELEKIPGLASASIVSGENRQININVDRKKLEGYNLSINQVTAALHQENVNLPGGEITERPTEYLLRTEGQFESIEDIENVIITMRQQKPITIKNVAEIEDGYKDRSVYVRVNERKTVGAMVTKQSGANTVEVIDRAKEKLDKIREDLPSDIYIDISRDQSKFIKKSIATVQQNVLVGGLFAVIILFLFLRSFRSTFIIGAAIPITVVAAFGLLYYSGYTLNLMTLGGLALGVGMLVDNSVVVLENIFRHLRHEGADPIRAAKQGSDEVGTAVFASTMTTLAVFIPISFVEGIARELFGPFSMTIAFALLASFIIAVTFVPMSSARLLSFSNVKEDDAQEEKITVRAANKVLNIYRQILDWCLDHRKTVLAIAVILFAASLALFPFIGKEFMPDSERDSFRIMIELPVGTGLETTNQEAKKIEKIVTQIPEVQVAFNLVGDTGGKGSTSGSNEAMFMVRLVDEENRERSTSEIQESIRSKLPSIPGAEIRFAEASMIGGGGGDDSPLSIKIFGGDLDRLESIADQVKKEVEKVKGTRDVHSSVDEGKPEIRVDVDRKRAADLGLGVNKIGKTVETYVNGRTATQYHGTEDGDTVDIKVRLAKADRTKIQQLNSMKIMTSKGRFIPLNSVAKIVQTEGPTKVTREDQQRHVSIYSNLGDRDLGSVVADISDRVESNIELPPNYSIEYSGENEDMQETFKNLSMALAVAIVLVYMVLASQFESLLHPFTVMLTLPLTLIGVLAALFLTGETISATSMIGVIMLAGIVVNNAIVLVDYINLLRDRGLRRREAILKAGPVRLRPVLMTALTTILGLIPVAAGWGSGSEGMAPMGIAVIGGLTTATFLTLLVIPTLYLSLEKIKDFLITVPGKLKDKIAG from the coding sequence ATGAAGTTATCGGACTTTTCAGTTGACCGTCCTGTAACAACAGTAATGGTAATTTTAATTATTATAGTACTAGGTGGTATTGCCTTTACACGTTTGAGTGTGGACTTATATCCTGATATGACGATACCGGTTGTTTCAGTATCTACTCGATATTCCGGTGCTGCACCAGAGGAGATAGAAGAGTCAGTTACTCGGCCGTTAGAGGAAGGATTGGCTACAGTAGATGATATAGATTCCGTAAGTTCAACATCTAGAGAAAATCTATCCCAGGTAACTTTGGAGTTTGACTGGGGAACTGATATGGATATGGCGGCTGTTGATGTTAGAGAACAGGTCAGTCAAATTAAAGAGCATTTACCTGATGAAGCAGATGATCCGATAGTAAGGAAAATAGATTTAGACCAAATACCGATTATGATTTTTGGTATTTCATCTGATCACCGGAGCGGATTGGAGCTAAAAGAGTTTGCTGAGGATAATATCAAAGATGAGTTAGAAAAGATTCCCGGTTTAGCTTCAGCTTCAATTGTAAGTGGAGAAAACCGGCAGATTAATATCAATGTTGATCGTAAAAAGTTAGAAGGCTATAATTTGTCGATTAATCAAGTGACAGCTGCTCTGCACCAGGAGAATGTTAATCTACCTGGTGGTGAGATTACAGAAAGGCCTACTGAATATCTCCTGCGGACTGAAGGACAGTTTGAAAGTATTGAAGATATAGAAAATGTAATTATTACTATGCGTCAGCAGAAGCCGATTACAATCAAGAATGTTGCTGAAATTGAGGATGGATATAAAGACCGAAGTGTTTATGTTCGGGTTAATGAAAGAAAAACTGTAGGAGCAATGGTTACCAAACAGTCTGGTGCCAATACTGTAGAAGTTATTGACCGGGCTAAAGAGAAACTGGATAAAATAAGAGAGGATCTTCCATCAGATATTTATATAGACATTTCGCGTGATCAGTCTAAATTTATCAAAAAGTCTATTGCTACTGTCCAGCAGAATGTGCTTGTTGGAGGATTATTTGCGGTTATTATACTCTTTTTATTCTTAAGAAGCTTTCGCAGTACTTTTATTATTGGAGCTGCTATTCCAATAACTGTTGTTGCAGCTTTTGGTTTGCTGTATTATAGTGGATATACTCTCAACTTGATGACGCTTGGCGGATTAGCTTTAGGAGTAGGAATGTTAGTTGATAATTCAGTTGTAGTGTTGGAGAATATATTCCGCCATCTGCGTCACGAAGGGGCCGACCCTATTAGAGCTGCTAAACAGGGTAGTGATGAAGTAGGTACAGCAGTTTTTGCTTCGACAATGACTACATTAGCTGTCTTTATTCCGATTTCATTTGTCGAAGGAATAGCGCGGGAATTATTTGGGCCGTTTTCAATGACGATCGCTTTTGCACTACTGGCATCATTTATTATTGCTGTTACTTTTGTACCGATGTCATCGGCTAGATTATTAAGCTTTAGTAATGTAAAAGAAGATGATGCTCAAGAAGAAAAAATAACTGTTAGGGCTGCCAATAAGGTGCTGAATATATACCGCCAGATATTAGATTGGTGTTTAGATCACCGTAAAACAGTACTTGCTATAGCAGTAATCTTATTTGCTGCTTCACTGGCTTTGTTTCCCTTTATTGGTAAGGAGTTTATGCCTGATTCTGAACGGGATTCTTTCCGGATAATGATAGAACTGCCTGTAGGGACTGGTTTAGAAACTACTAATCAAGAAGCAAAGAAAATAGAAAAGATAGTTACACAGATACCGGAAGTACAGGTAGCTTTTAATTTAGTAGGAGATACTGGCGGCAAAGGAAGTACTAGCGGTTCTAATGAAGCAATGTTTATGGTTCGATTAGTAGATGAAGAGAACCGGGAGAGAAGCACTAGTGAGATTCAAGAATCAATTCGATCAAAGTTACCGTCTATTCCTGGAGCAGAGATAAGATTTGCTGAAGCCAGTATGATCGGTGGCGGTGGAGGCGATGATTCTCCATTATCAATTAAGATCTTTGGTGGTGACTTGGATAGACTTGAGTCTATAGCTGATCAAGTCAAAAAAGAAGTCGAGAAAGTAAAAGGTACTAGAGATGTTCACAGCTCTGTTGATGAAGGAAAGCCTGAAATTAGGGTTGATGTAGACCGCAAGCGGGCAGCAGATCTCGGTTTAGGAGTAAATAAAATAGGAAAGACAGTTGAAACTTATGTTAATGGAAGGACTGCAACTCAGTATCATGGAACTGAAGATGGTGATACTGTTGATATTAAGGTCAGATTAGCTAAAGCAGATCGAACAAAGATACAACAGTTGAATTCAATGAAGATTATGACTTCTAAAGGCCGGTTTATTCCGCTGAATTCTGTAGCTAAGATAGTTCAAACAGAAGGTCCGACAAAGGTTACTCGTGAGGATCAGCAGCGCCATGTCAGTATTTATAGTAATTTAGGAGATCGTGATTTAGGAAGTGTAGTTGCTGATATAAGCGACAGAGTAGAATCAAATATTGAATTACCGCCTAATTATAGCATTGAATACAGCGGTGAGAACGAGGATATGCAGGAAACCTTCAAAAATTTAAGCATGGCTCTGGCAGTAGCCATTGTACTGGTTTATATGGTGCTTGCTTCCCAGTTTGAATCGCTGCTGCATCCATTTACAGTAATGCTGACTCTACCTTTGACGTTAATCGGGGTTTTAGCAGCTCTCTTCTTAACCGGAGAAACTATCAGTGCTACTTCTATGATTGGGGTTATTATGCTGGCTGGAATAGTAGTTAATAATGCTATCGTTTTAGTTGATTATATTAATCTTCTTCGTGATAGAGGTTTAAGGAGGAGGGAAGCAATTTTAAAGGCTGGTCCTGTTCGACTGCGTCCAGTATTAATGACAGCCTTGACGACGATTTTAGGCTTAATACCAGTAGCGGCTGGTTGGGGTAGCGGTTCTGAAGGAATGGCTCCAATGGGGATTGCAGTAATCGGAGGATTAACAACAGCAACCTTCTTAACCCTATTAGTAATTCCTACTTTATATTTAAGCTTAGAAAAGATTAAGGACTTTCTTATTACCGTTCCCGGAAAGTTAAAGGATAAAATAGCAGGTTAA
- a CDS encoding MATE family efflux transporter, which translates to MAKKFKKQLGKQVDSTKGSIIKSLFHLSWPIILSNLMHMTYNLVDTIWVGKVGAKAVAAISLSFPIVFVLLSLGIGFTIAGTTLVAQYTGAEEGEKVNHVVGQIFSFVLSIALFCSVIGIIFTPDFLKWMGASKEVLPLAVSYMRVLFGGMTFMFIFFIFSALLRGSGNSITPMKLMFVSTLINIILDPFLIFGVSFFPELGVTGAAVATIFSRAVVAVISIYFLWTGKYGLHLKWHHLKFDFKLIKEIVVLGAPAAIEQSTRGLGMTVMMSIVAHFGTMAVAAFGICTRILSLVIMPSRGFSTATTTMVGQNLGANKVSRAEKSAYISTGLNFILLSILGAIFFTVPQLVIKVFNDNPEVIRIGSSFIQINGLFFGFMGGLIVINGGFRGAGNTLSAMFFSIFSLWIIRIPLANIWSKVFEWGTNGIWWAFVISNVLGSLTAILWFKRGHWKKSIINKDKKA; encoded by the coding sequence ATGGCTAAAAAATTCAAAAAACAGTTAGGTAAACAGGTCGATTCAACTAAAGGATCTATTATTAAATCACTCTTTCATCTATCCTGGCCGATTATCTTAAGCAACTTAATGCATATGACATATAACTTAGTTGATACTATCTGGGTAGGAAAGGTAGGAGCTAAAGCAGTAGCGGCTATCTCATTAAGCTTTCCTATTGTCTTTGTTCTATTATCCTTAGGTATCGGCTTTACAATTGCTGGTACTACCTTAGTTGCCCAGTATACCGGAGCTGAGGAAGGTGAAAAAGTAAACCACGTAGTTGGACAGATATTTAGCTTCGTACTCAGTATTGCTCTTTTCTGTTCAGTAATCGGCATCATCTTTACTCCTGATTTCCTCAAGTGGATGGGAGCTTCTAAAGAAGTACTACCGCTGGCAGTAAGCTATATGCGGGTCCTCTTTGGCGGTATGACGTTTATGTTTATCTTTTTTATTTTTTCAGCCTTGCTGCGCGGCAGCGGCAATAGCATTACACCTATGAAGCTAATGTTTGTTTCAACTTTAATTAATATTATTCTCGATCCATTCTTAATCTTTGGAGTCAGCTTTTTTCCTGAATTAGGGGTCACCGGAGCAGCAGTAGCTACTATCTTTTCCCGAGCAGTAGTAGCTGTTATAAGTATTTATTTCTTATGGACAGGAAAGTATGGTCTACACCTAAAATGGCATCATTTAAAGTTTGACTTTAAATTAATTAAAGAAATAGTTGTTTTAGGAGCCCCTGCTGCTATTGAACAGTCAACAAGAGGACTAGGAATGACAGTTATGATGAGCATTGTTGCCCACTTTGGAACTATGGCAGTAGCTGCTTTCGGTATCTGTACTAGGATTTTATCCTTGGTAATAATGCCTTCTCGGGGCTTTTCTACAGCCACAACTACTATGGTAGGACAGAACTTAGGAGCTAATAAAGTCAGCCGGGCTGAAAAAAGCGCTTATATCAGTACTGGATTGAATTTTATTCTCCTATCTATTTTAGGAGCTATCTTCTTTACAGTTCCTCAACTTGTCATTAAAGTATTTAATGATAATCCTGAAGTAATAAGAATAGGCAGCTCATTTATACAGATTAATGGACTCTTCTTTGGATTTATGGGAGGGTTAATAGTAATTAATGGTGGATTTCGCGGAGCTGGAAATACTCTTTCAGCTATGTTCTTTTCCATCTTCTCCCTCTGGATTATAAGAATTCCTTTAGCTAATATCTGGAGTAAGGTCTTTGAATGGGGGACTAATGGGATCTGGTGGGCTTTTGTTATCTCTAATGTCCTCGGAAGTTTAACCGCTATTCTCTGGTTTAAACGAGGCCATTGGAAGAAAAGCATTATTAATAAGGATAAAAAAGCCTGA
- a CDS encoding trimethylamine methyltransferase family protein produces MLERRFEPQDVLSEEEVEQIHEASMNLLENTGMEVLHEEAREIFAENGAKVEGKKVYLPRKIVEDYVEKAPETFTLHARNPENTVEVGGQNSVFAPGFGSPYVTDIENGRRESTYEDYVNFTKLSAASGHLDTLGGVLVEMNDIPEEERHVKMIHAGAKYSDKSLMSSALGEKKARDCFKMTSLLFGEDEIIDDRTINISIVSTTTPLKYDTKMVGAILEHARYNQASIIASLVMGGSTGPITIAGGLVLQNVEVLAGVVLAQMVNPGAPVVYGSASTITDMKTAALTVGSSEYTKYTGATAQLARYYGMPSRNGGVLTDSLVTDVQAGYESMMNFMTSMNYGINFQIHCAGLLENYMTMSYEKFVVDEEILGMVKNCHRKIEVNEDTLAEDLIDEVGHGGHYLSESHTLNHMKDHREPIINNRSGYSAVDEKTTAAERANEKWKQMLEDYEEPYLDPVIEKKLTDFMENL; encoded by the coding sequence ATGCTAGAACGGAGATTTGAACCACAGGATGTCTTATCCGAAGAAGAGGTAGAACAGATCCATGAAGCATCAATGAATTTACTTGAGAATACTGGTATGGAGGTGTTGCATGAGGAAGCAAGAGAAATTTTTGCTGAAAATGGAGCTAAAGTTGAGGGCAAGAAAGTTTACTTACCGCGTAAAATCGTTGAAGATTATGTTGAAAAAGCTCCAGAAACTTTTACTTTACATGCTAGAAATCCAGAAAATACAGTAGAAGTAGGAGGGCAAAATTCTGTATTTGCTCCAGGATTTGGTTCGCCTTATGTAACAGATATTGAAAATGGAAGACGCGAATCTACTTATGAAGATTATGTTAACTTTACTAAGCTGTCTGCAGCAAGTGGCCACCTTGATACATTGGGTGGAGTATTAGTAGAAATGAATGATATTCCTGAGGAAGAACGACATGTTAAGATGATTCATGCAGGTGCCAAATATTCCGATAAATCACTGATGAGTAGTGCTTTAGGCGAGAAAAAGGCCCGCGATTGCTTTAAGATGACTAGTTTATTATTCGGTGAAGATGAAATTATTGATGATAGAACGATAAATATATCTATCGTTAGTACAACTACTCCTTTGAAGTATGATACTAAGATGGTAGGTGCTATTTTGGAACATGCTAGATATAATCAAGCTTCTATTATTGCTTCGTTAGTTATGGGTGGTTCTACAGGTCCAATAACTATCGCTGGTGGATTAGTATTACAAAATGTAGAGGTATTAGCTGGTGTTGTATTGGCTCAGATGGTTAATCCAGGAGCACCGGTAGTTTATGGTTCTGCTTCGACAATTACTGATATGAAGACAGCAGCTTTAACTGTAGGTAGTTCAGAGTATACAAAGTATACTGGTGCTACTGCTCAGTTAGCCCGTTATTACGGTATGCCTTCCCGGAATGGAGGAGTACTGACTGATTCGTTAGTAACTGATGTTCAAGCTGGGTATGAATCAATGATGAACTTTATGACTTCAATGAATTATGGAATCAATTTCCAGATTCACTGTGCAGGATTACTAGAAAATTATATGACTATGTCTTATGAGAAGTTTGTTGTTGATGAAGAAATATTAGGTATGGTCAAGAATTGTCATCGAAAAATTGAGGTTAATGAAGATACATTGGCTGAAGACTTGATTGATGAAGTTGGACACGGAGGCCATTATCTATCAGAATCACATACTTTAAATCACATGAAAGATCATAGAGAACCGATTATTAATAATCGGTCTGGTTATAGTGCCGTGGACGAAAAAACTACAGCGGCTGAACGAGCTAATGAGAAGTGGAAGCAGATGCTTGAAGATTATGAAGAACCTTACTTAGATCCGGTAATAGAGAAAAAATTAACTGATTTTATGGAGAATCTATAA
- a CDS encoding TolC family protein, whose amino-acid sequence MFQKDRLTGLVLLLVLGLLLNCTVSIQAEEKEVIELDLKEGIKLGLERNSSLQQLKSRMEAARAAVEQVEAQLKPRVSINSRYTRFDEEQRINRNSINASKDLYSHQLNLNYLLYQTPAKLKVKQKEYQWQNIKEEYQHQKKQLAYRITQNYYEILKAQELVRVNQESLKQVKEHLKQTRAHLKAGNAVKTDLLQTKVRKSEVQQQFLQAKNNLQLARERFKNQLEIKGSKQIELTEDIGFPEVDLSMPKALDSAFDKRSDLNSLQAELKSLRQGLKWAQKSDNPNLALSGKVSKEGSEFNPESDEFWSVTVNLEWDLYDGGENEALVEQSKSNLEAQESALDKKKQSIDLEVREGFLNLDLSRKQKATAKQRVESAQENLRLAKLRYKEGVAINTEVIDAQVELSKAKTDHQQSVYDYYINQAALLKSMGMSYLSVHNSETDLSRSN is encoded by the coding sequence ATGTTCCAGAAGGATAGACTTACAGGTTTAGTTCTATTATTGGTGTTAGGACTACTATTAAACTGTACAGTCAGTATTCAGGCAGAAGAGAAGGAAGTAATTGAGTTAGATTTAAAAGAAGGAATTAAGCTAGGTTTGGAGCGTAATTCATCGCTTCAGCAGTTAAAATCAAGAATGGAAGCAGCTAGGGCGGCTGTAGAACAAGTAGAGGCTCAACTGAAGCCGAGAGTTTCTATTAATTCTCGTTATACCAGATTTGATGAAGAGCAACGTATAAACAGAAACTCTATAAATGCTTCTAAAGATTTATATAGCCATCAATTGAATCTAAATTACTTACTCTATCAGACGCCGGCTAAATTGAAAGTGAAACAGAAAGAATACCAGTGGCAGAATATAAAAGAAGAGTATCAGCACCAAAAGAAGCAGTTAGCCTATCGGATTACGCAGAATTATTATGAGATTCTCAAGGCCCAAGAGTTAGTTAGAGTGAATCAGGAATCATTAAAACAGGTAAAAGAACATTTAAAACAGACAAGGGCCCATCTGAAAGCAGGAAATGCAGTTAAGACTGATTTGCTGCAGACGAAGGTGCGGAAGAGTGAGGTCCAACAGCAGTTTCTACAGGCTAAGAATAATCTTCAGTTAGCCCGGGAGCGTTTCAAGAATCAGTTAGAAATTAAGGGAAGTAAACAGATAGAGTTAACAGAAGATATTGGGTTTCCAGAGGTGGATTTATCAATGCCGAAAGCGTTGGATTCTGCTTTTGATAAGCGGTCCGACTTAAATTCACTGCAGGCTGAACTTAAATCTCTACGTCAGGGATTAAAGTGGGCGCAAAAGAGTGATAATCCGAATTTGGCTTTATCAGGAAAGGTATCGAAAGAAGGTTCTGAGTTTAATCCTGAGAGTGATGAGTTCTGGTCAGTAACAGTTAATTTAGAATGGGATCTCTATGACGGAGGCGAAAATGAAGCCTTAGTTGAGCAGTCTAAGTCTAATTTAGAAGCTCAGGAATCTGCTCTGGATAAGAAGAAGCAGTCTATTGATCTTGAAGTTAGAGAGGGTTTCTTAAATCTGGATTTAAGCCGAAAACAGAAAGCAACTGCTAAGCAGAGAGTAGAAAGCGCCCAGGAAAACTTAAGATTAGCTAAGTTGCGCTATAAGGAAGGAGTAGCAATTAACACAGAAGTAATTGATGCTCAGGTTGAGCTTTCTAAAGCTAAGACTGATCATCAGCAGTCTGTTTATGATTACTATATTAATCAAGCAGCATTACTAAAGTCGATGGGAATGTCTTACTTATCTGTACATAACTCAGAAACTGATTTAAGTAGATCTAATTAA
- a CDS encoding TetR/AcrR family transcriptional regulator: MELDNKEERILEAAAEVFADQGFFKATVIEIAEQADIAKGTIYLYFDSKQDLFKSLIVSRVNRLYQGALKDKENKSSFEAKIKSIITRELNYFAEEADLSKSIISGFSGMDEEFKKAFCKIRKKYRGVIKEIIQSEIEFEAVEDVASDDAVRALQGIIHSFGFDYYLTSTDEDSKVEELTDIIYNLFINGISEKN; the protein is encoded by the coding sequence ATGGAATTAGATAATAAAGAAGAAAGAATTTTAGAGGCAGCAGCAGAAGTTTTTGCAGACCAAGGATTCTTTAAAGCAACAGTAATTGAGATTGCTGAGCAGGCAGATATAGCTAAAGGAACGATCTATCTCTATTTTGATAGTAAACAGGATTTATTCAAGTCATTGATTGTATCCAGAGTTAACAGGCTTTATCAGGGAGCTCTGAAGGATAAGGAGAATAAGAGTAGCTTTGAAGCTAAGATTAAGTCTATTATTACTAGAGAGCTTAATTATTTTGCTGAGGAGGCTGATTTATCCAAGTCGATTATCTCCGGTTTTTCCGGTATGGATGAAGAATTTAAGAAAGCTTTTTGTAAAATACGCAAGAAGTATAGAGGAGTCATTAAAGAAATTATTCAATCAGAAATTGAATTTGAAGCAGTAGAAGATGTGGCTTCAGATGATGCTGTGCGTGCGCTACAGGGAATTATTCACAGTTTTGGATTTGATTATTATCTTACTTCAACCGATGAAGATTCTAAGGTAGAAGAGTTAACTGATATAATCTATAACTTATTTATTAATGGAATCAGTGAGAAAAACTAG
- a CDS encoding efflux RND transporter periplasmic adaptor subunit — protein sequence MKNGKLVILLASLLIFSLVISGCSSQSEQAVADSEPKKQESVQQEDSKDSKLVVQVAEATRDDLKVELDFTGELAAYREVNLVPEISGVVREIKFEENDQVNKGQLLLKLDQAMEQAEVEKVEGNLEVAKSRLDNARKKFKRIKSLYEKNVISKSEYDSTKSKYEVARAQLKQAKASLNSAETQLNKTTIESPIKGVIAQKRVELGEMATTGNPVAKIVQLRPLEFEGSISTTDLTKVEVGQSVTVEVDSYPERTFTGEVNKVAPTVNPSNRGLKVTVQLANEELLLKPGMFAAGRILVDELENVLVVPKAAVKEQNSSQQILVVKNGTVENRDVETGPANNNRIVVTEGLKPGEKAVVRGPANLQSGTEVEVTEWGETE from the coding sequence ATGAAGAATGGAAAGTTAGTTATTTTATTAGCTAGTCTACTTATCTTTAGCCTAGTTATTTCTGGCTGTAGTTCTCAAAGTGAACAGGCAGTAGCTGATTCTGAACCAAAGAAGCAGGAAAGTGTACAACAAGAAGATTCTAAAGATAGCAAATTAGTAGTTCAGGTAGCTGAAGCAACAAGAGATGATCTTAAAGTAGAACTGGACTTTACTGGTGAATTAGCAGCTTATCGAGAAGTAAATCTTGTACCGGAGATTTCGGGAGTTGTTAGAGAGATAAAGTTTGAAGAGAATGACCAGGTAAATAAGGGACAGTTATTATTAAAACTGGATCAGGCTATGGAACAGGCAGAAGTTGAAAAGGTAGAAGGAAATTTAGAAGTAGCTAAGTCTCGTTTAGATAATGCTCGTAAAAAGTTTAAAAGGATTAAAAGTCTGTATGAAAAGAATGTAATTTCTAAAAGTGAATATGATTCTACTAAAAGCAAGTATGAAGTAGCTCGAGCTCAGCTGAAGCAGGCTAAAGCATCCTTGAATTCAGCCGAGACTCAATTGAATAAAACAACAATCGAAAGTCCCATTAAGGGAGTTATTGCTCAGAAAAGAGTAGAATTAGGGGAGATGGCCACAACCGGTAATCCTGTAGCTAAAATAGTTCAGTTGAGACCATTAGAATTTGAAGGGAGTATATCTACTACTGACTTAACTAAGGTTGAAGTGGGCCAAAGTGTAACTGTTGAAGTAGATAGTTATCCTGAACGGACTTTTACAGGTGAAGTCAATAAAGTAGCTCCTACAGTAAATCCGTCAAATCGCGGTCTTAAAGTAACAGTTCAGCTGGCTAATGAAGAACTACTGCTTAAGCCGGGAATGTTTGCAGCGGGCAGAATCTTAGTTGATGAATTAGAAAATGTTTTGGTAGTACCTAAAGCGGCAGTCAAAGAGCAGAATAGCAGTCAGCAGATTTTAGTTGTGAAGAATGGAACTGTAGAAAATAGAGATGTCGAGACAGGTCCAGCTAATAATAATCGAATTGTAGTTACTGAAGGACTCAAACCGGGTGAGAAGGCTGTTGTTCGCGGCCCTGCTAATCTGCAGTCCGGTACCGAGGTTGAAGTTACAGAATGGGGTGAAACTGAATGA